From Elaeis guineensis isolate ETL-2024a chromosome 16, EG11, whole genome shotgun sequence, a single genomic window includes:
- the LOC105059407 gene encoding uncharacterized protein isoform X1: MGTGKRKKSDDGEVEAAVERRGGGREGVKEKKQRALPSMIKNKEKRSAVHAKLKRDKRIEKRKKAKAQEAALQRALELGEEPPPKKVPRTIENTREPDETVCKPDDEELFAGNDADEFSEVLKQDVTPKILVTTCRFNSTRGPAFIEELLSVIPNAHYYKRGTYELKKIIEYAKNKDFTSIIVVHTNRREPDALLIMNLPDGPTAHFKLSNLVLRKDIKNHGRPTSHKPELVLNNFTTRLGHRIGRMIQSLFPQDPNFRGRRVVTFHNQRDFIFFRHHRYIFETKEKKVDPKDKAANKGAKEKNAPQQKVIARLQECGPRFTLKLITLQHGTFDTKGGEYEWVHKPEMDTSRRRFFL; this comes from the exons ATGGGCACCGGAAAGCGGAAGAAGTCCGACGATGGCGAAGTGGAAGCGGCGGTGGAGAGGAGAGGTGGAGGACGCGAAGGAGTGAAGGAGAAGAAGCAGAGGGCGCTTCCATCGATGATAaagaacaaggagaagaggagCGCCGTCCACGCCAAGCTCAAGCGCGACAAGAGGAtcgagaagcggaagaaggccaAGGCCCAAGAGGCCGCCCTCCAGAGAGCTCTCGAGCTCGGCGAAGAG CCTCCACCGAAGAAGGTTCCACGGACGATCGAGAACACAAGGGAGCCTGATGAGACCGTTTGTAAACCGGATGATGAGGAG TTGTTTGCAGGAAATGATGCTGATGAATTTAGTGAAGTTCTGAAACAGGATGTAACTCCGAAGATATTGGTTACTACATGTCGTTTCAACTCTACA AGAGGTCCTGCATTTATCGAGGAGCTGTTGTCGGTGATCCCAAATGCCCACTACTACAAAAGGGGAACCTATGAACTGAAAAAG ATCATAGAATATGCAAAGAACAAAGACTTCACTTCTATCATAGTTGTGCATACTAATCGCAGGGAACCAG ATGCCTTGCTGATTATGAACTTACCAGATGGACCCACTGCACATTTCAAACTATCAAACCTTGTCCTGCGCAAGGACATAAAG AATCATGGAAGACCTACAAGCCATAAACCAGAGTTAGTATTGAACAACTTCACCACACGCCTTGGTCATCGTATTGGAAG AATGATACAATCTCTTTTCCCTCAAGATCCTAACTTCCGTGGCCGTCGAGTTGTAACCTTCCACAATCAGCGAGACTTCATATTCTTTCGCCATCATAG GTATATAtttgaaacaaaagaaaagaaagttgaCCCAAAGGATAAAGCAGCTAATAAGGGTGCAAAGGAAAAGAATGCACCACAGCAAAAAGTGATTGCCCGCCTTCAG GAGTGTGGCCCTCGCTTCACACTGAAATTAATTACTCTGCAGCATGGAACATTCGATACAAAAGGTGGAGAGTATGAATGGGTCCATAAG CCGGAGATGGATACAAGCCGCAGGAGATTTTTCTTATAA
- the LOC105059407 gene encoding uncharacterized protein isoform X2 → MGTGKRKKSDDGEVEAAVERRGGGREGVKEKKQRALPSMIKNKEKRSAVHAKLKRDKRIEKRKKAKAQEAALQRALELGEEPPPKKVPRTIENTREPDETVCKPDDEELFAGNDADEFSEVLKQDVTPKILVTTCRFNSTRGPAFIEELLSVIPNAHYYKRGTYELKKIIEYAKNKDFTSIIVVHTNRREPDALLIMNLPDGPTAHFKLSNLVLRKDIKNHGRPTSHKPELVLNNFTTRLGHRIGRMIQSLFPQDPNFRGRRVVTFHNQRDFIFFRHHRYIFETKEKKVDPKDKAANKGAKEKNAPQQKVIARLQLVDSNCWTLLE, encoded by the exons ATGGGCACCGGAAAGCGGAAGAAGTCCGACGATGGCGAAGTGGAAGCGGCGGTGGAGAGGAGAGGTGGAGGACGCGAAGGAGTGAAGGAGAAGAAGCAGAGGGCGCTTCCATCGATGATAaagaacaaggagaagaggagCGCCGTCCACGCCAAGCTCAAGCGCGACAAGAGGAtcgagaagcggaagaaggccaAGGCCCAAGAGGCCGCCCTCCAGAGAGCTCTCGAGCTCGGCGAAGAG CCTCCACCGAAGAAGGTTCCACGGACGATCGAGAACACAAGGGAGCCTGATGAGACCGTTTGTAAACCGGATGATGAGGAG TTGTTTGCAGGAAATGATGCTGATGAATTTAGTGAAGTTCTGAAACAGGATGTAACTCCGAAGATATTGGTTACTACATGTCGTTTCAACTCTACA AGAGGTCCTGCATTTATCGAGGAGCTGTTGTCGGTGATCCCAAATGCCCACTACTACAAAAGGGGAACCTATGAACTGAAAAAG ATCATAGAATATGCAAAGAACAAAGACTTCACTTCTATCATAGTTGTGCATACTAATCGCAGGGAACCAG ATGCCTTGCTGATTATGAACTTACCAGATGGACCCACTGCACATTTCAAACTATCAAACCTTGTCCTGCGCAAGGACATAAAG AATCATGGAAGACCTACAAGCCATAAACCAGAGTTAGTATTGAACAACTTCACCACACGCCTTGGTCATCGTATTGGAAG AATGATACAATCTCTTTTCCCTCAAGATCCTAACTTCCGTGGCCGTCGAGTTGTAACCTTCCACAATCAGCGAGACTTCATATTCTTTCGCCATCATAG GTATATAtttgaaacaaaagaaaagaaagttgaCCCAAAGGATAAAGCAGCTAATAAGGGTGCAAAGGAAAAGAATGCACCACAGCAAAAAGTGATTGCCCGCCTTCAG TTGGTTGACTCAAATTGCTGGACCTTGTTGGAGTAA
- the LOC105059406 gene encoding protein SMALL AUXIN UP-REGULATED RNA 12 — protein sequence MAKCSKIRHIARLRQMLRRWRLRAVASASASRGAPADVPVGHVAVCVGSSSRRFVVRAAHLNHPVFRQLLRQAEEEYGFSSHPGPLALPCDESLFEHILRHLSSSSSSSARFLTLEDFRKTSPASSSCLCCCCHVGHWSAGWHSADSVPLLCREAQLVTH from the coding sequence ATGGCGAAATGCAGCAAGATCCGGCACATTGCGAGGCTCCGGCAGATGCTCCGGCGGTGGCGGCTCCGAGCGGTGGCGTCGGCTTCGGCCTCGCGGGGGGCGCCGGCGGACGTGCCGGTGGGGCACGTGGCGGTGTGCGTGGGGAGCAGCTCGCGGCGGTTCGTGGTGCGGGCAGCGCACCTTAACCACCCCGTCTTCCGGCAGCTCCTCCGGCAAGCCGAGGAGGAGTACGGCTTCTCCTCCCACCCCGGCCCCCTCGCCCTCCCCTGCGACGAATCCCTCTTCGAACACATTCTTCGCcacctctcctcttcctcctcatcgTCCGCCCGTTTCCTTACTCTCGAGGACTTCCGGAAGACCTCGCCGGCGTCCTCCTCTTGCTTGTGCTGCTGCTGCCACGTCGGCCACTGGAGTGCCGGGTGGCACTCCGCCGACTCCGTCCCTCTTCTCTGCCGAGAAGCCCAACTGGTGACTCATTGA